Below is a window of Thermodesulfobacteriota bacterium DNA.
TCTCTTTTTGTGTAGGGAAAATGCTTGCAGAAGTCAGATGGCGGAGGCTCTTTTTCAGCACCATGCCAAGGGAGAATTTGAAGCTCTTAGTGCCGGTGAGAGCCCTGCCTCGTTCGTTAATCCGAACGCAGTTGAAGCCATGAGAGAGGTTGGAATCGATATCATGTTTAGGCGACCTAAAAGTTTGGAAAGGTTGAATAGTATGTTTCCAATCGATTTTGCCATCACGATGGGTTGCGAGGGTTCTTGCCCTGCTTTCATTGCAAAAAGAGTATTCGAATGGAAAATTGAGGATCCTAGTGGAAAGCCATTGGAAAAATTCAGGGAGGTGAGAGATACGATCGATAGAAAGATTATTGAGCTTTTGAAGATTATAGAAAAGGAAGGCGTTGGAAATGGGTAGTTTTTTTTCGTTCTTTAAAGCGTTATGAGTTCTGACTGGTCTACGATGAATGGGGTCTTAAGTGGTACTGACCTAAACTTTAATATCTTGACAAAAAGCGCAACGTGAGGTAAACGATTAGGGAAGAATTGTATACAAAACGTCTCTTTAAGGGGGGACAGTAAAAAAGGAGGGGAACATGAAAAGGTCTATAAGTATCCTTATTACGCTCAGTCTCATTTTTTGCGCCTATTTGGCTATCTCCAAAATCTCTTTTGCGCAGCAGATAGTCTTAAAATACGCTAACTTCCCACCTGCCACAACATTTCCCTGTGTTCAGATGGAGAGATGGGCAAAAGAGCTTGAGAAAAGGACAAACAACAAGGTAAAGGTGCAGACTTTTCCCGGTGGTACGCTGCTTTCTGCAAGAAATATGTTTGACGGTGTAATAGCAGGAACAGCCGATATAGGAAATTTCGCCATGAGCTACCATCCTGGGAGGTTCCCAGTAAGCGAGGCAATAGATCTGCCTATCGGGTTTACGAGCGCAAGGGCGGCAAGTATGTCACTTATCGATCTTTTAGAAAAGTATAACCCCAAGGAATTTGAACAGGTAAAGGTTCTTACTGCCTTCACATGCCCTCCTGCGGATTTCATGACCAAAATCCCCGTAAGATCTCTAAAGGATATAAAAGGTATGGAGCTCAGAGCAGCAGGCACTGGCGCAGAAGTATTAAAGAGACTCGGTGCAGTCCCTGTTGCTATGCCTCAGTCTGAAGCACCTGAGGCGATCCAAAAAGGGGTTGTAAAGGGGAATGTATCATCGATGGAGATACTTAAGGATTTTAATTTTGCTGCCTATCTACCATACGCTACGGAGGCAAACCTCTTTGTTGTGAGTTTCGCAGTTGTTATGAATAAAGATAAGTGGAATGCTCTCCCGGAGGATGTGAAGAAAGTTATGGAAGACCTAAGAAGGGAACAGGCCGAGTGGACGGCAACGTATGTGGATAATCACGTAAAGGAAGCCCTAAAGTGGGCAAGAGAAAATTACAACCACCAGCTTTTTAAGTTACCTCCAGAGGATATAGAGGAGATAAGAAGGCTTACAAGACCAATGATAGATGATTACATAAGAAGGGTAACAGCGCAAGGACTCCCAGGAAAGCAGATTATAGACGACGTGTATAGGTTCAAGGAGAAGTACGAGAGGATCTATAAGTAAAATTGTCCGCGGGGTAAACCCGCGGACCCTCAAAAAAAGGGGTACGGATGGGTGGGCTTAAAGCTTTAAGTTTGCACATAAATAAGTTCTGCGCTTTTTTAAGCGGGATCTGTATCGTTATATTGACGGCTCTTGCTTTGGGAAACATGATTTTTAGGATTGTCTATAGACCGATTCAGGGTTCCTATGAACTTATAGGTTTTTTCGGTGCTGTCTCCGTTGGGCTTGCTCTTGGTTACACCCAGATGAGGAAGGATCATGTAATAGTTACGATTCTTAGCGATAAGTTTAATTTAAGACTTAGAAGATTCTTGGATAGGATTTCATACACTGGAAGTGCCCTTTTTTTCGTCATATCCGGGTGGCAAACTTTTAGATGGGGAACGAGGCTTCTAAAGACAGGCGAGCTTTCTGAGACATTAAAGATTATTTATTATCCCTTCGTATACGCTCTCGCTTTCGGATTTTTTGTCATAGCCTTTACCCTAATCGTCGATCTTTTACTCACTTTAGAAAGGAAATAGCGAAATGACCCCACTGGACGGTCTTATAGGTACCCTCTTTATGCTTTTTTGTATGCTTTTTTTGCGGATTCCTGTTGGCTTTGTAATGGCAATAGTTGGATTTTTGGGTATGGGATACGGAGTTTCTTGGAAAGCAGCCCTCAACATGGTAGGAACCGACCTCTGGCATACATTTTCCGCTTACGGGCTTACGGTTATTCCGATGTTCGTACTTATGGGACAGATATGCTTTTACTCACAAGTAAACGAAAGACTCTATGGAACCGCGTATAAATGGTTTGGAAGCATAAGGGGCGGGCTCGCCGTAACTACAATAATGGCTTGCGCTTCTTTCTCAGCTATATGTGGCTCCAATACCGCAACAGCTGCCACTATGACAGCTGTAGCCCTTCCCGAAATGAAAAAATACCGGTACGAGCCTCTCATAGTAGCTGGATCTATTGCATCCGGCTCAACTCTTGGCGTTGTGATTCCTCCAAGTGTGGTACTCGTTGTTTACGGCTTATATACTGGAACATCCATAGCGAAACTTTTTTTCGGAAGTTTTGTTCCTGGACTTATACTCGCAGCAATTATGGCAATAATAGCCTTTCTTTTATGTGCCATAAAACCCGAGCTCGGGCCTGAAGGACCGCGCTCATCATGGCAAGAAAAGCTTAGGTCCTTACCTGATGCGTTGGACATGGTTTTACTTTTTGGAATCATAATGGTGAGTCTTTACGCTGGAGTTTTTACGCCTTCGGAGGCAGGCGCTGCTGGATCTTTTGTGGCAATAGTCATTGCACTTCTAAGAAGGAAATTAACGCTTAAAGGATTCTTTAATGCTCTCATAGATACTTTGAGAGTTACCTGTTTGATATTCATGCTTATAGGCGGGGCCACTTTATTTGGACGATTTTTGGCAGTAACAAGGCTTCCTTATGTGGCTGCCGAATGGGTTGCCTCATTGCCATATCCAGCCTGGGTTATCCTTTGGGCAATGATCGCAATCTACATAATCGGTGGATGCGTAATGGACGCTTTAGCCTTCCTTTTGATCACCATACCGATATTTTATCCCGTTTCCCAAAAACTCGGTTATGACCCTATATGGTTCGGTGTCGTCCTCACTGTCGTAACAACAATGGGGGCCGTTACCCCACCTGTCGGTATTTCGGCTTACATTGTTTCGGGCATATCAAAGGAGATTCCTCTCTCCGTCGTATTCAGGGGGATTTCGTTCTTTCTTCCCTCCTACATAATGACGCTCATACTTCTAAATCTCTTTCCCTCCCTCGTTACTTTCTTTTCTGGCCTTGTAAAGCATTAATTTAATCTTTAACGAACGTTGGCGCATTCTTTGCCGTTTTACCTCCCTTTATCTTGTGGTAGTAATCGTAAGTTAAAGGTTCGAGATCCGAAAGTACTTCCGCATTCTCTACTTTTCCGACAAATATCGTGTGTGTCATGACTTCCAGCTTTTTTTCAAGTCTGCACTCTATGAACGCTATCCCATGATCCAATACTATGGGCGCTCCGGTGAGCCCTACTCTAAAGTTTAAATTCTCAAACTTGTTAATCTCCCTTCCCGATCTGAAACCGAATCTCCCTATAAATTCGAGGGGTGTATGTATGGAGAGTACGGTTATCGAGAATACTTGGCTCCTATCTATAAAGTCGTGCGTTAGATTATTCTTGTTTATGCAAACCGCAAAAGTTGCAGGATCAGATGAAACTTGGAAAACTGTATTCGCTATCTGGCCGTTCAGGCTCGAATCTTTCCTCGAAGCGATAATGTAAACCCCGTAGCTTATCTTTTGAAATGCTTTTTTATTCATCCTACCTCCTTATTCTATAAAGTCTCTAATCAAGAGGTTTACGAAAACCTCTCCCATCTCCTCTTTTAGGAAAGGCGTTACAATTATTCCTCGTACCTTTTCCTTCAGAGAATCAAAAGGCTTTGCCATGTAGCCGTACCATATTCTCTTTTTCTTATCCAATATCTTTACTTTTCCTCCAGACTCGTAGATTGCTTCTGGAAAGAGAAGGATTCTCGGTGGAGGGTTGCCATATCCAAATGGTCCAAGAAGCTCTAGTGCCTCAACAGCTTCTCTACTTAATTCGTCAAAATTTGCCTCAGTATCAAATGGAATTTCTTTTTTCTCGTATGAGATGGATTCAAGAATAGATTCAAAGGCCAAAGAGAATTCCTCAAGACTTTCCCTCGTGAGGGAGAGTCCGCAAGCGTACTTATGGCCACCGTATTTTAAAAGGAGATGTGAGATTGATTTGAGAGATTCGAAAAGATTTATCTTCTCTGGTGCCCTACCTGAACCCTTAATCACACCATCTACCGACGTCAAAATTATAGCTGGTTTTGCGTGGGCCTCACAGAGCCTTTGAGCCACTATTCCCAAGACTCCTATATGCCAGTCTTCCTTAAAAAAAACTAGGCATTTCTTTTCATAGAGATCTACTTTTGCCGTAAAGGCGTTTATTTCATTTAAGATCTTCTCTTCCATAGACTGTCTCATCCTATTGTCCTCATTGAGCTCCTCTAAAAGGCGGATCGAAATCTCAGGATCTTCTTCGATCAAAAAATCTAGGGATTTTTTCGGCCGGGAGACCCTTCCCGGCGCATTTATCCTGGGAATGATAAAAAATGTGAGGATATAATCGTCGAGTCTGTTTCTGGGTATAGTCTTCGTCTCGTAAAATGATTTAAGCCACTGCCTTGGTTTTTTTTTCATCATCTCAAACCCGAATTTCACGATCAACCTGTTCTGTCCAGTCAAAGGTACAACGTCTCCGACTGTGCCTAAAGTGACAAAATCGAGTTCATTTTTTAGATTGATAGGGAAATGTAACTTGCCCATCTTTAAAAGTTCTCGCCTTAGTGCAATAAGAAAGAAGAATGTGACGCCACATGCGGCAAGATCCCTCGTGGGAAAGGAAGAGTCCTCTCTTTTTGGATTTACAAACGCATATGAAGGCGGACCTTCATCTTTTACCTCATGGTGGTCGATTATAACAGTGTCCATTCCTAAACTTTTTGCAAGTTCTACTTCTTCCGCATTTGTCGATCCGCAATCTAGCGTTATTAGAAGTCTATTACCTCTCGCAAAAAGTTTTCTTACTGCTTTTTCGTTAAGTCCGTATCCTTCCATCCTCGTTGGGATGTAACATTCAAAGTCTATACCTAACTTCTTGAAGAAATTGACAAGAAGAGCACAGGATGTGATCCCATCTGCATCGTAGTCACCATAAATCGCAATCTTCTCGTTTTTTGTAATCGCTTCTACTACCCTTTTTACAGCCAAGTCCATATCCGGAAGAAGATACGGGTCCGAAAGGTCTTTAAGATCCGGAAATAGGAATTTCTCCGCCTCTTCCTTTGTGCGTATTCCTCTCGCAAGCAAAACCCTTGCCACAACCGAAGGCAGGCCAAAGTAACTTTTTAGGTCCTCTACCATTTTTGGCCTCTCTTAAAATAAGCTTTTAAGCCTTTTACTATCTTCGGGATAGCAAGAGGGTCGAGAAAGGTGGCTGTCCCGACCTGGATAGCTGAACAACCGGCCTCTAAGAAAAGGATCGCATCTTTTACGTTCATTATCCCTCCAGCTCCAACTATCGGAATTGGTAAAGATCTTTTACAATCGTAGATGGCTTTTAGTGCGAGAAACTTAAGGAAAGGCCCAGATATCCCCCCTCTTACCAAGGTATCTCTTTCTTTCCACATTCCAGGAAGAGTATTTATGAGCGTTAGGCCGTCTGCTCCCGCCTCATAAGCCGCATAGGCAATCTCCACTATATCGGTTACTTCTGAGGAAAGTTTTACCAATACCGGAATTTTAGTCACGGATTTAAGTCCGCGAACTATCCTTCCAACGATTTTTGGATCCTTTCCAAAAATAATTCCACCTTGTTTGACATTAGGACAGGAGAGATTTGCCTCCAAAGCCAAAACAGCCGGATTTTCACCTATAAGTCTACCACACTCGACGTACTCATCCTCCGTAAACCCAAAGATGTTGAGTATCACGGGGGTTTTACGTCTTATGAAAAATTCTGTATACTCCTCGAGAAATCTTTTAATTCCAAAGTTTTGGAGGCCTATCGAATTTAACATCCCGAATCCGAGATCGAGTATACGGGGCTGGGGGTTTCCCTTATGTGGAAACACGGATAAGCCCTTTGTCACGAAGGCTCCAAGAGTACTTATCTTCCACAATCTTTCTATTTCCTTTCCGTATCCAAGGGTTCCCGAGGCGTTCATCACGGGATTCCGTAATTTTTTTCCAAAAAGCTCTAAAGGGAAAGTTCCCATAGGCTGAAGACTGGGCCTTCGTAACATACCCTCTTTATCGGATCCTTCGGATCTAAAGTTTCCACTACACATCCGAAACAGAGTCCCATTCCACATGCCATTCTCTCTTCGTATAGAACCTGGCATGGAAGTCTGTATTTCAAAAGAGCATCTTTTAGGCTTTTGTACATCTCTTTGGGCCCGCAGGCGAAGATTTCCACATCCTTATTCTTAAGATCATCGATCTTTTCCCTAAAAAGGGAGATCACATCCCCCTTCTTGCCGTAAGTCCCATCCAACGTAGATATGAATAGATCATAATTTGTGAGGTTTCCAAGTAACGAAAGGTTGGAAGAAGAAGATGTTCCAAAAAAAATCCAAACGTTCTTTTTTAGGCTTTTTATAAGAAGATTGACCCCCGCTACACCTATACCACCGGCGATAACGACGTATAATTCTCGCTCAGTTATACTGAATCCTCTACCGCAAGGTCCAAGAATGAAAGTCTTTTCGCCTCTCTTCATCTTGCTTAAAACCCTTGTTCCAACTCCTTTCACTTTGTAAAGGATAGAAATTGTGTCTTTTTCGCATTCGTAAGCTGTGAAAGGTCTCCTCAAAAATACCTGAGGTCCCTGTATTTTTACCATCACGAACTGGCCTGGTCTAAATGCGGGGATCCTTCCCTTTACTTTAGCTTTTAGAAGGAAATGGTCCTTTATAACTTCCCTGTTTTCGATAACGGTAACTTCCATGTCTTTCATGGTAATTCAAAGTCTTAGGCGCATAAGAAGTGCATCTTCTTTGGTGTCTTGGTAGTAGCCTTTCCTTCTTCCGATTATTTCGAAACCGAACTTTAAATACAGATGGATCGCCACGAAATTATTCTCTCGAACTTCAAGAAACACGTATTTTACGCCCCTCTGTTTGAGAGTTGAAAGAGTATACGAGAGAAGTTTTGTTGCGTATCCCTTTTTACGAAATTTTGGGTCCACCGCAAGACTCAACACATGGCACTCGTCATATGCCAAAAGACACATGATATATCCCACTATCCTTTCATGCACCTCGAGAAGGTAATTTAAAGCAATGGGCGAGCATATCTGCATTTTTAAGGTTTCTTTCGTCCATGGAGAAGGAAAGGATGCTTTTTCAATCTCAAAGATTCTATTTATGTCCTCAATCTCGATCTCTCTTATCTTCGAATCCTCTTTTTTATACTCGAGTTCTGAAAAATTTTCTTTCATATCAAAAAAGGGAGGAGAACCTAACTAGATCCTCCTTGGAGTTTATATTTGCAAATACTGAGACTTTTCCGTTATAAAAGAATGGGTTATCAAAGAGTGTTTTGACGTTAAGGTACGGAAAAACGGATTGTATCTTCATAAAGCCTGAGGCGAGGCTTTTTACAAAGAATGGGATGCACCTTCGGCTGTAGATAGCGTGTAACGGTTCGAATCCTTTTTCGGTCCTGGGAATTACTACATCCTCTCCCCTCAAATTATCAACTACATAACGTACGCTTTTTTCGGTAACGAATGGCATGTCACAGGCGAGAACAAAAGTGTACTCTTGTTCGCTACACACAAGGGAAGTAACGATTCCAGATATAGGGCTCCTAATATTTATTAGGTCCCGTACTACTCGTGCTCCAATTCCCGAGAGAACTCTGTGATTGTTCGTCACAATTATAATATCATCGAAGATCCTTCTCGCCACATCATACACATAAGTTATCAAGGCCTTCTTATTGAATTCGATTGTAGCCTTATCGTGTCCCATTCTCGTGCTTAAGCCACCTGCTAAAATAGCACATGAGATAGGCACGGCGAATCTTTATTTAGCATCTTTTGTAGAGGGAGTAAAGGATTCCCGTTTTTTGGGATAGCAAATCTACATTTAGGATCTTATTGACATTGGCTAAAGCGAATTTGCTATCATATTTTCGTCAGTTAAAATCGAAGGAGGGGTTATGGCGAGGGATCCTGAGATCGGATATAGAATTTTAGGTACAATAGTCAGTGTTAAAGGAAAATGTAACGCCGGCCATTTTGTGGGAGAAGAGTTCGAAATATCCTGTCACAATCCGGCAGGTCTTTGCGGTTTCTTTTACTACCACATCTTTCCCAGTCTTGCGACCTTTCAATTCGGGGGGTCCATGCCTTGGTGGGGTAGTGACACGATTGAGCTTTCCTGTCCAGACAAAAACAATGAGGTCATCATTCGCCTCTTTCGGCAAAAAAGAAGTTGAAGATGGGCGAAGCTGAAAAAGAGGAATTAGAACCAAGAACGAAAACGCTAAGGCAGGACATAATAGAGGCTTTAAAGGTCCAAAGTATGTCACTTAGAGAGATTTCTAAGGCTGTAGGGATCCCCGAAAGTGAGGTTCTTTCACACTTAGGCCACATAAAAAAGACGATAGCTAAATTAGGGTACGTTCTTGAAGTTTCACCCGCTCAATGTCTTTCTTGCGGTTTCATTTTCAAAAAGAGGGACAGACTGAAAAAGCCGGGTAAATGTCCCTCCTGTCGAAGTACGTTTATAGAGCCCCAGATCTTTAATCTGAAAAAAAATAAATAGATGCTTGATCTTAGAAAGACGTAGATATCGTCCTTTTGAAACCTCAAAAATTTTTTCTCTTGACATGGTCTTTTGAATTTAATACAAATTTCGTAGAATCGATGTCTAATGATAAACTAATTGTTAGGTCAAAAAAAGAAAAGAAAGCTATTCATATCGCTAAAGTTGCTGCCAAGCTTTTCAGTAAGAAAGGATTCCTGGAGACTTCGATAACCGATATAGCAAAATCTTCAAGGATGAGCAAAGCCAACATTTATTACTATTTTGAGGACAAAAATTACTTACTAACATACATACTCAACAGCTTTTTTGATACTATTCTTTCTGGGACAGAAGTGTACGAAAGTCAGAATCTGAGCTGGGAAGAAAAACTTAAACTGTTTATAAAGAGGCATGTGGACATCTATGTTCAGAATACGCCTCAGGCAAAGGTACTCTTTAAAGAGGTCAATAATCTGGACTTAAAAAATCGAAAGATAATGAGGCAGAAAGAGAGAAAGTACTTTGAGATCTTAAGAAATATTGTTGCTGGCTATTTAGGGGATAAGGTTCCAAAAGAATATGTGACTGCTTTGACCTTTTTTATACTTGGAGCCTGCAACTGGATGTACCTTTGGTACGACCCGAAAAAGAAGATAACGCCGGAAAAGATATCGGAAATGATCTTCCAGGTATTCAAAAACGGGATATCCTCCTTTATCCATTAGATTCGTCTCCTTGACAAACATTTCCGTCAAAATTAAGCTTAGACAGAATGGAGTGTCCAAAGTTAAGGCCCGTTGAGATGGTCCCGGTCAAGGATGGCCAAAAGGAGCTGATCCTTATCCGGGATCCGGAAGGCATACTGGAGGAAAATTTAGTAGTTTCGAAGGATGTGGCCTACCTTTTTTGCCTTATGAATGGGAAGAGAACTTTAAGGGATTTGCAAGCTGAATATATGAAAGCTTTTGGCGAGCTAATATACATTGAAAAGTTAAATGATCTTATAGCATCGCTGGACAAACACTTCCTTTTGGAAAACGAAAATTATTACGGCCGTTTAAATACGTTAAAAAGAGAGTACGAGGCTTCGCAATCTCGACCCGCTTATCTTGCGGGAAAAAGTTATCCGGCAAATAGAATGGAACTACTTCTTTTTCTTGATTCATTTTTCTCAGAAAAGGAAAAGAGGGCAAAGCTTGAAGGAAGAATCACAGGCGTTCTCTCTCCTCATATTGACTATTTGAGGGGAAGGGACGTTTACGTAAGTACCTACGAGTACTTAAGAAACTTAACGATACCCCTCATAGTAATATTTGGAACTTCCCATAAGGTGTCAGAAAAGCTTTGGAATATTTCGATTAAGGATTTTTTAACTCCTATCGACAGGGTTCCCGTATCCAACGACTTAAAAAAGTTGATATCCGGCAACAAGGTTTTAAAAGATTACATTTGCGAATGGCCCCACAGGACGGAACATTCTATAGAATTACAGCTTCCGCTTTTACAGTTTACGATTCAGAACGAATTTGAAATCCTTCCGATTCTTACTGGTTCGATGCACGAATATGTACTTGACGAAAAGAACCCAGACGACGGAGAGATCGAGGATCTTGTATCGTCTTTAAAATCCTGTCTCGATACCTACGGAAAACCTCATATTGTCCTTTCAGCAGCCGATCTTGCGCATATAGGTGCCCAATTTGGGGATGAATACCCTCTTGACATTTGGACCCTTAAGAGTTCCCAGGCAAAAGACGAAAGGCTTTTGGAAGCTGTAAAAGAGTGTGATGCGCAAAGGTTTTTGAATCTTATAAAGGAGGAGAAGGACAGAAGGAGAATTTGCGGGCTTGCCCCCATATATTTCCAGTTAAAAATGGTCAGTGGTTCCCGCTGTCAAATTACAAAGTACAAACAGTGGACTGATGGGGCATCGTCCGTTAGTTTTGCAGGTGCAATATTCTATACTGATGAGTAAAATCGGGAAGACAGGATTTGAACCTGCGACCCCAGCGTCCCGAACGCTGTGCTCCCCCGGGCTGAGCTACTTCCCGAATGTTTTTATTATACCACAAAGATGATGGAGAGTAACCAAGCTCCCATTTAGGATTTACTTTTTTGTCAATCCAACTTTTTCTAATTTGACAATCATAAAGCCAGAAAAGTAAGATTAGTCTCCTATGATACGCGAATTTCTTATTACGAAGGTCGCCAGGGCGAAAATTAAAAGATTGCTCAACTTCGATTTCGCAAAAAAGGTCCCTTTTGGTGAAAAAAAACATAGATTACCAATCCTTATGTACGTGCACGTGCCTTTCTGTGAAGAGCTCTGCCCTTACTGTTCCTTCCACAGATTTCCACTCGAAAGAGAGACTGCAAAAGCGTATTTTTCAGCTTTAAGGAAGGAGATCCTCCTCTATAGAGACCTGGGTTTTGAGTTCGAAGGCGTATACATCGGAGGGGGAACTCCAACTGTACTTATAGATGAACTTCTAGAGACGCTAAGACTTATTCGTTCGAGCTTTAAAGTTAAAGAAATATCCTGTGAAACGAATCCCAATCATCTAAAAGATGAATACCTAAAGCTGCTCTCCGGTGAAGGAGTAAAGAGGCTTTCCGTTGGTGTTCAGAGTTTCGACGATCAAATTCTTAAGTCAGTGAAAAGGTTCCACAAGTATGGAAGCGGAAAAGAGATAATTGAAAGGATTTACGCAACTACTGGTTACTTTCAGACCTTAAACGTCGATATGATCTTTAACTTTCCCAACCAGACCCTAAAAAGTTTAGAAAATGACATCCGGATCCTCAACGAGATCCCGGTATCTCAAATCACATATTACCCTCTCATGGTCTCTTCAATGACAAGAAAAAGTATGGAGGCGAACTTAGGTAAGCTCGATTTAAGAAAGGAGAAACTCTTCTACGAGACAATACTCAAAGGTCTAAGTAAAGAGTTCTTCCCTGCTACAGCCTGGTGCTTCTCCAAGACGACAGGGATGATAGATGAGTACGTTGTTCGTTACGACGAGTACGCAGGTTTGGGAAGTGGATCGATCGGGTATATTGATGGCTTCGCCTACGCCAATACCTTCCATTTAAGGAAATACATAGACGGAGTAAAAAAGGGGGAAATTCCTGTTGAGGGAATCCGCAAATACACAAGGAAAGAAAGGATGCAGTATGACTTTCTTATGAAACTTTTCGGTCTGAGGCTGAATTTGGCGGAACTCAAAAAAAAGTATGGTAGAGCAAGTATGTTTCTCATCCTGCCGGAGCTTTTTTTCTTTAGTGCTTTAGGGGCTTTAAAATTTGACAGAGAAAGAATATCGCTTACCAATTGTGGTCTTTACTTCTGGGTAATA
It encodes the following:
- a CDS encoding TetR/AcrR family transcriptional regulator, which produces MSNDKLIVRSKKEKKAIHIAKVAAKLFSKKGFLETSITDIAKSSRMSKANIYYYFEDKNYLLTYILNSFFDTILSGTEVYESQNLSWEEKLKLFIKRHVDIYVQNTPQAKVLFKEVNNLDLKNRKIMRQKERKYFEILRNIVAGYLGDKVPKEYVTALTFFILGACNWMYLWYDPKKKITPEKISEMIFQVFKNGISSFIH
- the amrB gene encoding AmmeMemoRadiSam system protein B — translated: MECPKLRPVEMVPVKDGQKELILIRDPEGILEENLVVSKDVAYLFCLMNGKRTLRDLQAEYMKAFGELIYIEKLNDLIASLDKHFLLENENYYGRLNTLKREYEASQSRPAYLAGKSYPANRMELLLFLDSFFSEKEKRAKLEGRITGVLSPHIDYLRGRDVYVSTYEYLRNLTIPLIVIFGTSHKVSEKLWNISIKDFLTPIDRVPVSNDLKKLISGNKVLKDYICEWPHRTEHSIELQLPLLQFTIQNEFEILPILTGSMHEYVLDEKNPDDGEIEDLVSSLKSCLDTYGKPHIVLSAADLAHIGAQFGDEYPLDIWTLKSSQAKDERLLEAVKECDAQRFLNLIKEEKDRRRICGLAPIYFQLKMVSGSRCQITKYKQWTDGASSVSFAGAIFYTDE
- a CDS encoding coproporphyrinogen III oxidase family protein; protein product: MIREFLITKVARAKIKRLLNFDFAKKVPFGEKKHRLPILMYVHVPFCEELCPYCSFHRFPLERETAKAYFSALRKEILLYRDLGFEFEGVYIGGGTPTVLIDELLETLRLIRSSFKVKEISCETNPNHLKDEYLKLLSGEGVKRLSVGVQSFDDQILKSVKRFHKYGSGKEIIERIYATTGYFQTLNVDMIFNFPNQTLKSLENDIRILNEIPVSQITYYPLMVSSMTRKSMEANLGKLDLRKEKLFYETILKGLSKEFFPATAWCFSKTTGMIDEYVVRYDEYAGLGSGSIGYIDGFAYANTFHLRKYIDGVKKGEIPVEGIRKYTRKERMQYDFLMKLFGLRLNLAELKKKYGRASMFLILPELFFFSALGALKFDRERISLTNCGLYFWVIMMREFFTGVNNFRDFLRNLPQAHAGLS